A single region of the Nicotiana sylvestris chromosome 6, ASM39365v2, whole genome shotgun sequence genome encodes:
- the LOC138871571 gene encoding uncharacterized protein, whose amino-acid sequence MSAPPGNWEGQSTVRPPLFNGQYYARWKIIMRDHIQREDYRLWDIVPDGPLTTLKKNVEGVDVPKTRADCAAEDFKKWEKNAKAKKWFVCGLGPDEYNRIQGCAIAKQIWDTLQVAHKGTTQMKISRGTLLIIPEEERVEKILARVLPITWESKITAI is encoded by the exons atgagtgcaccacctggaaactgggaagggcaatccactgttAGGCCACCACTCTTTAATGGACAATACTATGCTCGGTGGAAAATCATAATGAGAGATCACATTCAAAGAGAGGACTATAGGCTATGGGACATTGTCCCTGATGGTCCACTGACTACCTTGAAGAAAAATGttgaaggagtagatgtgccaaagacaagagcagATTGCGCTGCTGAAGACTTTAAGAAGTGGGAGAAGAATGCTAAAGCTAAGAAATGGTTTGTTTGTGGActtggtccagatgagtacaATAGAATCCAAGGCTGTGCCATTGCTAAGCAAATTTGGGATACACTGCAAGTGGCTCACAAAGGAACTACTCAGATGAAGATATCTAGAGGAACTCTACT GATTATTCCTGAAGAAGAAAGAGTCGAGAAGATACTGGCTAGGGTTTTGCCTATCACTTGGGAGAGCAAGATCACTGCCATCtag